Proteins from one Canis lupus familiaris isolate Mischka breed German Shepherd chromosome 26, alternate assembly UU_Cfam_GSD_1.0, whole genome shotgun sequence genomic window:
- the CRYBB2 gene encoding beta-crystallin B2, with the protein MASDHQTQAGKPQPLNPKIIIFEQENFQGHSHELSGPCPNLKETGVEKAGSVLVQAGPWVGYEQANCKGEQFVFEKGEYPRWDSWTSSRRTDSLSSLRPIKVDSQEHKIILYENPNFTGKKMEIIDDDVPSFHAHGYQEKVSSVRVQSGTWVGYQYPGYRGLQYLLEKGDYKDSGDFGAPHPQVQSVRRIRDMQWHQRGAFHPSN; encoded by the exons ATGGCCTCGGACCACCAGACTCAAGCGGGCAAGCCACAGCCCCTCAACCCCAAG ATCATCATCTTTGAGCAGGAGAACTTCCAGGGCCACTCGCATGAGCTCAGTGGGCCCTGCCCCAACCTGAAGGAGACTGGCGTGGAGAAGGCAGGCTCTGTCCTGGTGCAGGCTGGACC CTGGGTGGGCTACGAACAAGCCAACTGCAAGGGAGAGCAGTTTGTGTTCGAGAAGGGCGAGTACCCCCGCTGGGACTCGTGGACCAGCAGTCGGAGGACTGACTCCCTCAGCTCCCTGAGACCCATCAAAGTG GACAGCCAAGAGCACAAGATCATCCTCTATGAAAACCCCAACTTCACGGGGAAGAAGATGGAAATCATAGATGATGACGTGCCCAGTTTCCACGCCCACGGCTACCAGGAGAAGGTGTCGTCGGTGCGGGTGCAGAGTGGCAC GTGGGTCGGTTACCAGTACCCTGGCTATCGTGGGCTGCAGTACCTGCTGGAGAAGGGAGACTACAAGGACAGCGGTGACTTtggggctccccacccccaggtgcaGTCCGTGCGCCGCATCCGCGACATGCAGTGGCACCAACGGGGTGCCTTCCACCCCTCCAACTAG
- the CRYBB3 gene encoding beta-crystallin B3: protein MAEQHGAPEQAAAGKSHGGLGGSYKVIVYEMENFQGKRCELSAECPNLTESLLEKVGSIQVESGPWLAFERRAFRGEQFVLEKGDYPRWDAWSNSHHSDSLLSLRPLHIDGPDHKLHLFENPAFSGRKMEIVDDDVPSLWAHGFQDRVASIRAVNGTWVGYEFPGYRGRQYVFERGEYRHWNEWDANQPQLQSVRRIRDQKWHKRGCFLSS, encoded by the exons ATGGCTGAACAGCACGGAGCTCCGGAGCAGGCTGCAGCTGGCAAGAGCCATGGAGGCCTAGGGGGCAGCTACAAG GTGATCGTGTACGAAATGGAGAACTTCCAGGGCAAGCGGTGCGAGCTCTCGGCTGAGTGCCCCAACCTGACAGAGAGCCTGCTGGAGAAGGTGGGCTCCATCCAGGTGGAGTCTGGGCC GTGGCTGGCGTTCGAGCGCAGAGCCTTCCGCGGGGAGCAGTTTGTCCTGGAGAAGGGCGATTACCCTCGCTGGGATGCCTGGTCCAACAGCCACCACAGTGACAGCCTCCTGTCCCTCCGGCCTCTGCACATC gatgGCCCAGATCACAAGCTGCACCTGTTCGAGAACCCAGCCTTCAGCGGCCGCAAGATGGAGATAGTGGACGACGACGTGCCCAGCCTCTGGGCGCACGGCTTCCAGGACCGCGTGGCGAGCATCCGGGCCGTCAACGGGAC GTGGGTCGGCTATGAGTTCCCGGGCTACCGCGGGCGCCAGTACGTGTTCGAGCGGGGCGAGTACCGCCACTGGAACGAGTGGGACGCTAACCAGCCGCAGCTGCAGTCCGTGCGCCGCATCCGGGACCAGAAGTGGCACAAGCGGGGCTGCTTCCTCAGCAGCTGA